A segment of the Streptococcus chenjunshii genome:
GACAGCTGCTTACATTCGCAGTCTTCGTACCCCTGAACCTTATAAAGGCAAAGGTATTCGCTATGTTGGTGAATATGTCCGCCGTAAAGAAGGGAAAACAGGGAAATAAGATTGTGGCAGAATATGCGGTTTGGTTTTTCTGCTGCATATTGAACGTTTTATATCCTGTCAATAGACAAAGAAAAATAATATTTAAGAGGTGAAAATTGTGATTTCGAAGCCAGATAAAAATAAACTCCGCAAAAAACGCCATCGTCGTGTCCGCGGTAAAATCTCTGGAACTGCTGATCGCCCACGTTTGAACGTTTTCCGTTCTAATACAGGCATCTACGCTCAAGTAATTGATGACGTAGCGGGTGTAACGCTTGCAAGTGCGTCAACTCTTGATAAAGAAGTTTCTAAAGGAACGAAGACAGAACAGGCCGCTGTTGTTGGCAAATTAGTCGCTGAACGCGCAGTAGCTAAAGGTATTTCTGAAGTGGTGTTTGACCGCGGTGGATATCTCTATCACGGCCGTGTTAAAGCTTTGGCTGACTCAGCTCGTGAAAACGGATTGAAATTCTAAAAGGGAGGACACTGAATAATGGCATTTAAGGATAATGCAGTTGAACTTGAAGAACGTGTAGTTGCGATTAACCGAGTAACAAAAGTCGTCAAAGGAGGCCGCCGTCTTCGTTTTGCCGCTTTGGTTGTTGTCGGAGACCGCAACGGCAATGTTGGATTTGGTACTGGCAAAGCTCAGGAAGTACCGGAAGCTATTCGCAAAGCATCTGAATCTGCTAAGAAAAATATGATTGAAGTCCCAATGGTGGGAACTACAATTCCTCATGAAGTCCGCTCAGACTTCAGCGGAGCACGCGTTCTGCTGAAGCCTGCCGTTGAAGGGGCAGGTGTTGCTGCAGGCGGTGCGGTACGTGCTGTTGTTGAACTTGCAGGTATTGCAGATGTATCATCAAAATCATTAGGATCAAATACACCGATCAACATTGTGCGTGCAACAGTTGAAGGTCTGAAACAGCTTAAGCGTGCTGAAGAAGTTGCTTCTTTGCGCGGGCTTTCAGTTGCTGATTTGGGATAAGAAAGGAGATTAACATGGCTCAAATTAAGATTACTTTGACTAAGTCTCCGATCGGACGCAAACCAGAGCAAAGAAAGACAATCGCTGCTCTCGGACTTAGCAAGATAAATAGTTCGGTTGTTAAAGATGACAACGCAGCCATTCGCGGCATGGTCAACAAAGTTGCACATTTGGTTGCTGTTGAAGAAGCTAAATAAGATAGGTCCGTCAAATACAGCCGGTCTTTTGCCAGCAAACAGTTTATTTGCTGGATGTAAAGCCGTGCAGGTGTTTGGCTGACTTTGCATATAAGCAGTTGAGTCGCGGAGGTCTTCCTGCGGCTTAAACTGAACTAGTAAGTATAGGCGAGTTGATGCAGCAGAGTTCCTTTTTGCTGTATTGGCGCTAGCATTTTACAAATAAGGAGAAAAAATAAATGAAACTTCATGAACTCAAGCCTGCTCAAGGCTCTCGTAAAGTTCGTAAGCGTGTGGGCCGCGGCAGTTCATCCGGTAACGGCAAAACTGCTGGCCGTGGACAAAAAGGACAAAAGGCTCGCAGTGGCGGCAGCATTCGTCCTGGATTCGAAGGTGGACAAACGCCGTTATTCCGCCGTCTCCCAAAGCGTGGATTTACTAACATCAATGCTAAGGAATATGCTATTGTCAATCTTGAACAGTTAAATGTTTTCGAGGATGGTACTGAAGTAACACCGGCTCTTCTTAAGAAAGCCAGAATTATTCGTGCTGAAAAATCAGGCGTAAAAATTCTTGGCAACGGTGAATTAACTAAAACCTTGACTGTCAAAGCAGCAAAATTTTCGAAATCTGCTGAGGCAGCAATCACTGCTAAAGGTGGTTCTATCGAAGTCGTTTAATGAGAGGTAACTCATTATGTTCTTTAAATTACTCAAAGATGCTTTAAAGGTAAAAAATGTAAGAAATAAGATTTTCTTCACACTTTTTATTATCCTTGTCTTTCGGATAGGCACCCATATTACAGTCCCCGGAATCAATGCTAAAAATCTCGGCCAGCTCAGCGATCTTCCTTTTTTAAATATGCTGAATCTGGTGAGCGGTAATGCTTTGGGCAATTTCTCTGTTTTTTCAATGGGGGTCAGCCCTTATATTACAGCTTCTATCATTGTTCAGCTGCTGCAAATGGATATCGTGCCGCGCTTTGTTGAATGGAGTAAGCAGGGAGAAGTCGGACGCCGAAAATTGAATCAGGCGACACGCTATATTTCCCTGATATTTGCCTTTGTGCAATCGATAGGTATTGCTTACGGTTTCAATGCTTTATCAAGTGTAGGTATCGTAGCCACCCCTAATCTGCAAACCTATTTGCTGATCGGGGCTTTATTGACAACCGGCAGTATGATTGTAACCTGGCTGGGCGAGCAGATTACGGATAAAGGCTTTGGGAATGGGGTTTCGATGATTATCTTTGCCGGGATTATTTCTTCGATTCCCGATACTGTCCGTACGATTTATGAAGATTATTTCGTTAATATCCGGTCCGGTCAGTTGAACCATTCGTTAATCGTTGTTGGTATTTTGCTTCTTGCGACACTTGCAGTGATTTTCTTTACGACTTTTGTTCAGCAGGCTGAATACAAAATTCCGATTCAGTACACAAAACTGTCTCAAGGAGCACCAACCAGTTCTTATCTTCCTTTGAAGGTTAATCCGGCTGGAGTGATTCCTGTTATTTTTGCCAGTTCTATTACTACTATTCCCAGCACGGTTATTCCTTTCTTTCAAAATGGAAGAGATATTCCTTGGCTGACGACTCTGCAGAATCTTTTGAACTATCAGACGCCATCAGGTATGTTAGTCTACGCTCTGCTGATTGTGCTCTTCTCTTTCTTTTATACGTTTGTTCAGGTCAATCCGGAAAAAACGGCAGAGAATCTGCAGAAGAACTCTTCCTACATACCTAGTGTGAGACCTGGCAGAGAGACCGAAGACTATATGTCATCGCTGCTCAAAAAGTTAGCAACAGTTGGCTCTGTTTTTCTGGCTTTTGTTTCATTGAGCCCAATTATTGCCCAGCAGTGGCTGGATTTATCCTCCAGTGTTGCTCTGGGGGGGACCAGCCTGCTGATTCTTATTTCAACGGGTATTGAAGGCATGAAGCAGCTGGAAGGCTACCTTTTAAAACGACAGTATGTCGGTTTTATGAATACAGCGGAAATTAACTGATGCTGCAGTGTTTGAATTTCAGATAAAAGCGGGCTTGAGATAGCTTTCTGGCTTATTCATGATTAACTGAAAGAAGCTTAGATTGTATATCGTCAGGTTCGCTTGTTTTTAAAGTGTAAGCTGAAAGCGTCTTATGCTCAGTCTTTTGCATGATTATATGTACTGACTTTTACTGGCACTTGAATCAAACAACAGGCTGTAGATACTCGGTAAGGCTTTGACCTAAGAATAACGAAAAAAAAGCTCTATGGCTGACGGGAGCGGCAAGGTATTTGTACGGCCGTTTCAGACTAAAATTTTGGGGACAAACAATGCAGCTGTCCCTGCTTAAAGGGGCTTACGTTTGGCCCTCGCTTTAAATTAAGGAGACTAGCATGAATCTTTTGATTATGGGGTTGCCCGGTGCAGGAAAAGGCACTCAAGCAGCTAAGATTGTTGATGAATTCGGAGTAGCGCACATTTCTACCGGTGACATGTTCCGTGCTGCTATGGCTGAACAAACCGAGATGGGACTGTTAGCTAAATCCTATATTGATAAGGGGGAGCTTGTTCCGGATGAAGTGACAGACGGAATTGTCAAAGATCGTCTTTCTCAGGATGATATCGCAGCCAAAGGTTTCTTGCTCGATGGCTATCCGCGTACGATAGAGCAGGCACATGCTCTTGATGACATTTTGGGGAGCCTCGGTTTGAAACTTGATGGCGTCATCAACATTGATGTTGATCCGTCGTCTTTGCTGGAACGCCTAAGCGGACGTATTATTAACCGTAAGACTGGTGAGACATTCCACAAAGTTTTTAACCCTCCAGTAATGGATGATAGCTATCATGAAGAGGACTA
Coding sequences within it:
- the rplR gene encoding 50S ribosomal protein L18; its protein translation is MISKPDKNKLRKKRHRRVRGKISGTADRPRLNVFRSNTGIYAQVIDDVAGVTLASASTLDKEVSKGTKTEQAAVVGKLVAERAVAKGISEVVFDRGGYLYHGRVKALADSARENGLKF
- the rpsE gene encoding 30S ribosomal protein S5; translated protein: MAFKDNAVELEERVVAINRVTKVVKGGRRLRFAALVVVGDRNGNVGFGTGKAQEVPEAIRKASESAKKNMIEVPMVGTTIPHEVRSDFSGARVLLKPAVEGAGVAAGGAVRAVVELAGIADVSSKSLGSNTPINIVRATVEGLKQLKRAEEVASLRGLSVADLG
- the rpmD gene encoding 50S ribosomal protein L30, which codes for MAQIKITLTKSPIGRKPEQRKTIAALGLSKINSSVVKDDNAAIRGMVNKVAHLVAVEEAK
- the rplO gene encoding 50S ribosomal protein L15, whose product is MKLHELKPAQGSRKVRKRVGRGSSSGNGKTAGRGQKGQKARSGGSIRPGFEGGQTPLFRRLPKRGFTNINAKEYAIVNLEQLNVFEDGTEVTPALLKKARIIRAEKSGVKILGNGELTKTLTVKAAKFSKSAEAAITAKGGSIEVV
- the secY gene encoding preprotein translocase subunit SecY is translated as MFFKLLKDALKVKNVRNKIFFTLFIILVFRIGTHITVPGINAKNLGQLSDLPFLNMLNLVSGNALGNFSVFSMGVSPYITASIIVQLLQMDIVPRFVEWSKQGEVGRRKLNQATRYISLIFAFVQSIGIAYGFNALSSVGIVATPNLQTYLLIGALLTTGSMIVTWLGEQITDKGFGNGVSMIIFAGIISSIPDTVRTIYEDYFVNIRSGQLNHSLIVVGILLLATLAVIFFTTFVQQAEYKIPIQYTKLSQGAPTSSYLPLKVNPAGVIPVIFASSITTIPSTVIPFFQNGRDIPWLTTLQNLLNYQTPSGMLVYALLIVLFSFFYTFVQVNPEKTAENLQKNSSYIPSVRPGRETEDYMSSLLKKLATVGSVFLAFVSLSPIIAQQWLDLSSSVALGGTSLLILISTGIEGMKQLEGYLLKRQYVGFMNTAEIN
- a CDS encoding adenylate kinase, producing MNLLIMGLPGAGKGTQAAKIVDEFGVAHISTGDMFRAAMAEQTEMGLLAKSYIDKGELVPDEVTDGIVKDRLSQDDIAAKGFLLDGYPRTIEQAHALDDILGSLGLKLDGVINIDVDPSSLLERLSGRIINRKTGETFHKVFNPPVMDDSYHEEDYYQREDDKPETVKRRLDVNIAQGEPILAHYRKAGIVFDIEGNQDIEAVFQDIKKALEAMK